A section of the Humulus lupulus chromosome 2, drHumLupu1.1, whole genome shotgun sequence genome encodes:
- the LOC133816142 gene encoding uncharacterized protein LOC133816142 produces the protein MIQAEELPVDHILNRALNEISSALLSATTARTRAQAYFEQVEAKVRETHQVKAAEELSAAEAKHAKELETVVRERDAAVTKLSAAEAAKDAAVKLREEYRSYNKTHLREIKHLEGVVKTKDDTIATLEGKVQQLELDNSKNLEKYKRTTLRCFYNFWKHNQGADFSYLSEEVRAAELARCAAQLVEEEARAATPATPSVVGLEEETIEEVTSQDAAQDPPAPQAS, from the exons atgatccaagctgaagagctaccGGTCGACCATATCCtaaacagggctctgaacgagatctccagc gccttactttctgccactaccgctcgtacccgagcccaggcttattTTGAGCAGGTCGAGGCTAAAGTCCGCGAGacacatcaggtgaaggcggccgaggagctttctgctgctgaggctaagcatgctaaggagctggagacggtggtccgagagagggatgcagcggtgaccaaactgtccgcggccgaagctgcaaaagatgcagcggttaagctgagggaagagtaccggtcgtacaacaaaactcatctccgcgaaatcaagcatctggagggggtagtcaagactAAGGACGATACTATTGCCACTCttgagggcaaggtgcagcagttggagcttgacaactccaagaatctggaaaagtacaaaaggaccacactccgatgtttctataacttctggaaacacaatcagggtgctgactttagctacctttcagaggaagtcagagctgcggagttggcccggtgcgctgctcaactggttgaagaggaggcaagagctgcgactcctgcaaccccaagcgtcgttggtttggaagaagaaaccatcgaggaagtgactagccaggatgctgcccaggaccctcctgccccccaggcctcttaa